One part of the Vicia villosa cultivar HV-30 ecotype Madison, WI linkage group LG6, Vvil1.0, whole genome shotgun sequence genome encodes these proteins:
- the LOC131610751 gene encoding aspartyl protease family protein 2-like, translating into MEENYNKNTLLFLLLAISFTLSSTTTATLQTQTLTINSLPNPSTLSWPEESEQQEESLSDSEPLSLQLHHIDSLSSNKTPQQLFHLRLQRDAARVQSFNHATSPNQSRPLRSGTGFSSSIVSGLSQGSGEYFTRIGVGTPARYVFMVLDTGSDVVWLQCAPCRKCYTQADPVFDPSKSRTFAGIPCGAPLCRRLDSAGCNNKNKVCQYQVSYGDGSFTFGDFSTETLTFRKTRVTRVALGCGHDNEGLFVGAAGLLGLGRGRLSFPVQTGRRFNQKFSYCLVDRSASAKPSSMVFGDSAISRTARFTPLIKNPKLDTFYYIELLGISVGGASVRGVSASLFKLDPAGNGGVIIDSGTSVTRLTRPAYIALRDAFRLGASHLKKAPEFSLFDTCFDLSGLTEVKVPTVVLHFRGADVSLPATNYLIPVDNSGSFCFAFAGTMSGLSIIGNIQQQGFRVVYDLAGSRVGFAPRGCA; encoded by the coding sequence ATGGAAGAGAATTACAACAAAAATACCCTTCTCTTCCTATTATTAGCTATCTCCTTCACACTCTCATCAACCACCACTGCCACTCTCCAAACCCAAACTCTAACTATCAACTCTCTCCCAAACCCTTCAACTCTCTCATGGCCAGAAGAATCAGAACAACAAGAAGAATCTCTCTCCGACTCAGAACCTCTCTCACTTCAACTACACCACATAGACTCCCTCTCCTCCAACAAAACACCACAACAACTCTTCCACCTCCGCCTCCAAAGAGACGCTGCCAGAGTCCAATCCTTCAACCACGCAACATCTCCCAACCAGTCCCGTCCCCTTAGATCCGGCACTGGCTTCAGCAGCTCCATCGTCTCCGGCCTTTCCCAAGGCAGCGGCGAGTATTTCACCCGCATAGGTGTGGGCACTCCAGCAAGATATGTTTTCATGGTCCTCGACACCGGAAGCGACGTCGTTTGGCTTCAATGCGCACCATGCCGTAAATGCTACACCCAAGCAGATCCAGTTTTTGATCCGTCAAAGTCACGCACCTTCGCCGGAATCCCATGCGGTGCTCCTCTCTGCCGGAGACTCGACTCCGCTGGATGTAACAACAAGAACAAGGTTTGTCAGTATCAGGTTTCTTACGGTGACGGTTCTTTCACTTTCGGTGATTTCTCCACTGAAACTCTGACGTTTCGGAAGACGCGTGTGACGCGCGTGGCTTTGGGATGTGGTCATGATAATGAAGGTCTCTTCGTTGGTGCTGCTGGTTTATTGGGACTTGGGAGAGGAAGATTATCTTTCCCAGTTCAGACCGGGCGCCGGTTTAACCAGAAATTCTCTTATTGTCTTGTGGACCGGTCCGCTTCAGCTAAACCGTCCTCCATGGTTTTCGGCGATTCAGCCATTTCACGAACCGCCCGGTTCACTCCACTCATCAAAAACCCTAAACTAGACACTTTCTATTACATTGAACTTCTCGGAATCAGCGTTGGTGGTGCATCCGTCCGCGGCGTCTCCGCTTCTCTCTTCAAGCTCGATCCCGCCGGTAACGGCGGAGTTATAATCGATTCAGGCACTTCCGTCACCCGATTGACCCGTCCTGCATACATTGCATTACGTGATGCTTTTAGGCTTGGTGCTTCGCATCTGAAGAAGGCGCCGGAGTTCTCGCTGTTCGATACTTGCTTTGATTTATCCGGTTTGACGGAGGTGAAGGTGCCGACGGTGGTGCTCCATTTCCGAGGTGCTGACGTGTCGCTTCCAGCTACGAATTACTTGATTCCGGTGGATAACAGTGGGAGCTTCTGCTTTGCTTTCGCCGGAACAATGAGTGGTTTGTCTATCATCGGTAACATTCAGCAGCAAGGATTTCGGGTCGTTTATGATCTCGCGGGTTCTCGGGTCGGGTTTGCCCCAAGAGGATGCGCGTGA